The following proteins are encoded in a genomic region of Spirosoma sp. SC4-14:
- a CDS encoding AAA family ATPase yields the protein MSQFPNTSTKEQGKDTDFKDSLYHAVVEEMESTAGEPLAVGDEHKPGRKRSPGKDDLLADMLSREELLSDAATKEVVFSPPLIKRAEMGIIGRGTINVIQGAYGSHKSRLAELMSSLMLSTPMANPTDFLGFERAQLERFCVCYIDTERNQGEELPFAIQGIKRKAGYALTDRPADFRFTSIKAIARKDRFAAIEAFIEHVRSQTALHLFVLIDVVTDAIGDFNDAKESMALYDFIGNLCDQHNATFLLVIHQNPGTDKARGHTGTEAANKASSVLQIGFEKDGNGNESELIKLRYLKLRRGKRPEPIYLQYSDACNGLIVAGEESLANHLMLRKQKADMDAMIQRLESLLSEGPAPKGEVVEQLMNEFTASNRTIRDRLKNIAELLPEMYDDEGRAVRLVGYKQGRNDYYRLEPIGPADGGKLAV from the coding sequence ATGAGCCAATTTCCGAACACCTCCACCAAAGAACAAGGTAAAGATACTGATTTTAAGGACTCCCTGTACCATGCCGTTGTTGAAGAAATGGAGTCTACGGCCGGTGAGCCGCTGGCGGTGGGCGATGAGCATAAGCCAGGCCGTAAACGGAGCCCAGGGAAGGACGATTTACTCGCCGACATGCTCAGCCGGGAGGAGCTGCTTAGTGATGCGGCCACCAAAGAAGTGGTATTTAGCCCTCCACTGATAAAGCGGGCAGAGATGGGAATTATAGGGCGGGGAACGATCAATGTAATTCAGGGGGCTTATGGCTCCCATAAATCAAGGCTGGCTGAACTGATGAGTTCCCTGATGCTAAGTACGCCGATGGCTAACCCAACCGATTTTCTGGGGTTTGAACGGGCCCAACTGGAACGGTTCTGCGTTTGCTACATCGATACGGAACGGAATCAGGGCGAAGAACTTCCTTTTGCCATTCAGGGTATCAAGCGAAAGGCCGGATACGCCTTAACTGACAGACCGGCCGATTTTCGATTTACCTCCATTAAAGCGATTGCGCGCAAAGATCGCTTTGCGGCCATTGAAGCCTTTATTGAGCATGTTCGTAGCCAGACAGCCTTACACCTGTTTGTGCTTATCGATGTCGTTACAGATGCCATTGGTGATTTCAATGATGCCAAAGAGTCCATGGCCCTCTACGATTTTATCGGCAATCTGTGTGATCAGCATAACGCGACGTTTCTGCTGGTTATTCACCAGAATCCGGGCACCGATAAAGCTCGAGGCCATACCGGCACGGAAGCGGCCAATAAGGCCAGCAGTGTTCTACAAATTGGATTTGAAAAAGATGGCAACGGCAATGAGAGTGAATTAATCAAGCTGCGTTACCTGAAACTACGACGGGGCAAGCGGCCAGAGCCTATTTATTTACAATATAGTGACGCCTGTAACGGGCTGATAGTAGCTGGGGAAGAGTCCCTTGCGAATCATCTTATGCTCCGTAAGCAGAAAGCTGATATGGACGCGATGATTCAACGTCTGGAAAGCCTACTGTCAGAAGGGCCCGCCCCCAAGGGAGAGGTTGTCGAACAACTCATGAACGAGTTCACTGCCAGCAATCGAACGATACGGGACCGGTTGAAAAATATAGCGGAATTACTACCTGAAATGTACGACGACGAGGGCAGAGCCGTTCGCCTGGTGGGCTATAAACAGGGTAGGAACGATTACTACAGGCTTGAGCCCATTGGCCCGGCCGACGGTGGCAAACTCGCTGTTTAG
- a CDS encoding helix-turn-helix domain-containing protein: MHNPFQEIAERLNSIESILADLQKVATSATTPIEPELLDVAQAASFLRLTTQTVYDKVHARTLPHVKQGNRIYFFKDELIGWLKAGRQQTVEQQTDQAREVIAASVARRQRKGGRSSS; the protein is encoded by the coding sequence ATGCACAACCCTTTTCAGGAGATTGCCGAACGGCTGAATAGTATTGAATCAATACTAGCCGATTTACAGAAAGTAGCCACCTCTGCCACTACCCCTATTGAGCCTGAACTTCTTGATGTAGCCCAGGCCGCCAGTTTTTTGCGGCTCACGACGCAGACGGTTTATGATAAAGTTCATGCCCGGACATTACCTCATGTCAAACAAGGCAACCGAATTTACTTTTTTAAAGACGAATTAATTGGTTGGCTTAAGGCAGGACGGCAGCAGACAGTCGAACAACAGACAGACCAGGCACGCGAAGTTATAGCGGCTAGTGTAGCCAGGCGCCAGCGAAAAGGAGGGCGCTCAAGCTCATGA
- a CDS encoding helix-turn-helix domain-containing protein: protein MNATQTIFTSFTPQQLSDFFRDIVRSELDSYGQRLPRRTTLPDYPTKRQAREFLGVSNTTLNNWAKASPQQPARLVPLKIGGRLRYRREDVLAALQEYRQSTSDQEVTYLDQ from the coding sequence ATGAACGCAACACAAACAATTTTCACGAGTTTTACCCCCCAACAGTTAAGTGATTTTTTCCGGGACATTGTCCGTTCTGAACTGGATAGTTACGGACAGCGGCTCCCCCGTCGTACTACGTTGCCTGATTATCCAACCAAACGTCAGGCACGTGAATTTCTTGGAGTATCCAACACGACCCTTAACAACTGGGCGAAAGCAAGCCCACAGCAGCCCGCCCGGCTGGTCCCATTAAAAATTGGCGGTCGACTCCGCTATCGCCGGGAAGATGTACTGGCCGCCTTGCAGGAATACCGCCAATCAACGTCCGATCAGGAAGTGACTTATCTGGATCAGTAA
- a CDS encoding site-specific integrase yields the protein MSAIVSLYLDTRRQKKDGTFPVKLRVTFQRKQQYYPTSITLTESQWEKVGKPKPREDFIRDTKRLLETFSGRAEKIIRDMPLFSFEEFEKRYAGSSEAPSDNVVVGFESYIGQLKQERRVKTAESYQCAANAINRYHQRKTPLTYRDIDPQWLKGFEQWMIGNGNSITTVGIYLRSLRTIYNQAVEDGIVDRDSYPFTKRRYQLPTGRNVKKALTLADIEKIFHYPAKPGTAEEKARDLWLFSYLCNGMNPKDMARLTYQQVGAKQIRFIRAKTERTKRDVKAINVIITEDIRRIIDKWGQKPVAPQRYVFDVLEPGMSADREMAVIRQFVKTINKYIRRIASTLGIDKDVTTYTARHSFSTVLKRSGAPIEFISESLGHQDIRTTESYLDSFEDEVKLQYANALTSFRSSKEHD from the coding sequence ATGAGTGCAATCGTAAGTTTATACCTGGATACCCGCCGTCAGAAAAAGGATGGTACTTTTCCCGTCAAACTGCGCGTAACCTTCCAGCGCAAACAACAATATTACCCGACCAGCATTACACTAACCGAATCCCAATGGGAAAAGGTCGGCAAACCCAAACCGCGCGAGGATTTTATTCGGGATACCAAGCGACTGCTGGAGACCTTCAGCGGACGGGCCGAAAAGATTATACGGGATATGCCGCTGTTTAGTTTTGAGGAGTTTGAGAAACGGTATGCTGGCTCCAGCGAAGCGCCTTCGGATAATGTCGTGGTTGGCTTTGAGAGCTACATCGGGCAGTTGAAGCAGGAGAGGAGGGTAAAAACGGCCGAGAGCTATCAGTGTGCTGCCAATGCCATAAACAGGTATCACCAGCGTAAAACGCCATTGACTTACCGGGATATTGATCCCCAGTGGTTAAAAGGCTTTGAGCAGTGGATGATTGGTAATGGCAATTCCATTACAACGGTAGGCATTTACCTGCGCTCATTGCGAACGATCTATAACCAAGCTGTGGAGGATGGTATTGTTGATCGGGATAGCTACCCGTTTACCAAACGACGGTACCAACTGCCAACCGGGCGCAATGTAAAGAAAGCGCTAACCCTTGCTGATATAGAAAAGATTTTTCATTACCCGGCTAAGCCAGGGACTGCGGAAGAGAAAGCGCGGGATCTGTGGCTATTCTCCTATCTCTGCAACGGGATGAATCCCAAGGATATGGCCCGGCTCACGTATCAACAGGTGGGGGCAAAGCAGATTCGATTTATCAGGGCGAAAACCGAACGGACTAAACGGGATGTCAAGGCTATTAACGTAATCATAACTGAAGATATCAGACGCATTATTGATAAATGGGGCCAAAAGCCGGTAGCTCCACAGCGCTACGTCTTTGATGTGCTTGAGCCGGGTATGAGTGCCGATCGGGAAATGGCTGTCATTCGTCAGTTTGTGAAAACGATCAATAAATACATCCGTCGTATTGCCAGTACGCTGGGGATCGACAAGGATGTGACCACGTACACGGCTCGGCACTCCTTCAGTACGGTTCTCAAGCGTTCGGGAGCCCCCATCGAATTTATTAGCGAAAGTTTAGGGCATCAGGATATCCGAACAACCGAAAGCTACCTGGACAGCTTCGAGGATGAGGTAAAATTGCAGTATGCTAATGCACTTACCTCTTTCCGATCGTCAAAAGAGCACGATTAA
- a CDS encoding acyltransferase, which yields MAKNEPSAAFTDTKPHYPILDGLRGVAAITVVCFHLFEAFATSHIDQRINHGYLAVDFFFILSGFVVGYAYDDRWKTMTAGEFIKRRFIRLHPMVVIGALIGAGLFYFQGCAAWDVSKVPPPMLLIATVINACLIPATPGFEIRGVGEMFPLNGPSWSLFFEYIGNILYAFFIRKLPTRALSAFVFLAGCGLATFAIWGPLGDICVGFALTDENIVGGSLRLLFSFSAGLLLSRIFKPAPVKGAFWIGSLAIVCVSAIPRIGGSDYVWMNGVYDTICVVIVFPLVVYLGACGKLMGKLTTRVCNFLGDISYPLYMVHYPFIYLYYAWVKNENLTFEQSLPGAIALVIGSVALAYLCLKRYDEPVRRYLTRRLLRVHNKS from the coding sequence ATGGCAAAAAATGAACCCTCTGCTGCCTTTACGGATACCAAACCGCATTACCCTATCCTTGACGGGCTGCGGGGTGTAGCGGCCATAACCGTTGTGTGTTTTCACTTGTTCGAAGCCTTTGCCACCAGTCATATAGATCAACGAATCAACCACGGCTATCTGGCCGTTGATTTCTTCTTTATTCTGTCCGGGTTTGTTGTCGGCTATGCCTACGATGATCGGTGGAAAACGATGACGGCAGGCGAATTTATCAAACGTCGATTTATCCGCCTGCATCCGATGGTTGTGATCGGAGCACTTATCGGAGCTGGTCTATTCTATTTTCAAGGCTGCGCTGCCTGGGACGTCTCAAAAGTCCCGCCCCCTATGCTATTGATAGCCACGGTTATAAATGCCTGTTTAATTCCGGCGACACCCGGTTTCGAAATTCGGGGCGTTGGCGAAATGTTTCCGCTCAATGGCCCGAGCTGGTCTCTATTTTTTGAGTATATCGGTAATATCCTCTATGCGTTCTTTATCCGTAAACTGCCAACCAGAGCACTTTCTGCCTTCGTTTTTCTTGCCGGTTGCGGACTGGCCACTTTTGCCATCTGGGGGCCGCTCGGCGATATATGCGTTGGCTTTGCGCTGACCGACGAAAACATAGTCGGTGGTTCGTTGCGTCTGTTGTTCTCGTTTTCGGCAGGTCTGCTTCTATCCCGTATATTTAAACCGGCCCCTGTAAAAGGGGCTTTCTGGATCGGTAGCCTGGCTATTGTTTGCGTATCGGCCATTCCCCGAATCGGCGGCAGTGACTATGTATGGATGAACGGTGTATATGACACAATCTGCGTTGTTATTGTCTTTCCCTTAGTGGTTTATCTTGGTGCTTGCGGCAAACTAATGGGTAAATTAACTACCCGAGTCTGCAACTTTCTGGGCGACATTTCCTATCCGCTGTATATGGTCCATTACCCATTCATTTATTTATATTATGCCTGGGTAAAAAATGAAAACCTCACCTTCGAACAATCGTTGCCCGGCGCTATAGCGCTTGTTATTGGTTCTGTCGCATTGGCCTATCTATGCCTGAAACGATATGATGAACCCGTACGCAGGTATCTGACCAGGCGTCTTTTACGAGTACACAACAAGTCCTGA
- a CDS encoding amidohydrolase family protein: MTKLIAIEEHFLTPSIRAAWAASAIGQEGTDRLDRGEIEKLLDDLGPHRLALMGESGVDVQVLSVTTPALHNLEPEQSVTLAQQTNDFIAATIAKHPTRFQGFATLPTASPEHVAPELERSVRQLGLVGAMLCGRTRDKNLDHPDFRPMFKTAEALGVPLFIHPQIPQRAVRDVYYSGFNDIVDTAFATFGLGWHYEAGIQFVRLLLAGVFDECPNLQLILGHWGEVILFFLERMNSLGHIAKLQRPIAEYVRQNLYVTPSGMWHQSYLQRTVELVGSERILFSTDYPYQYRPGGQARLFLEEATLSAAQKELFAHGNWERLTGSN, from the coding sequence ATGACGAAGCTGATTGCCATCGAAGAGCATTTCCTGACCCCATCTATTCGGGCTGCGTGGGCGGCATCCGCAATCGGGCAGGAGGGAACCGATCGTTTAGACCGGGGTGAGATTGAAAAACTTCTCGACGACCTCGGCCCGCATCGGCTGGCGCTTATGGGCGAAAGCGGTGTGGATGTGCAGGTGCTGTCGGTAACGACACCCGCTCTGCACAATCTCGAACCGGAGCAAAGCGTGACGCTGGCTCAGCAGACGAACGACTTTATAGCCGCAACCATTGCAAAGCACCCCACCCGCTTTCAGGGATTTGCCACACTGCCAACGGCGTCGCCGGAACACGTTGCGCCCGAACTGGAACGAAGTGTCCGGCAGCTCGGGTTAGTTGGGGCCATGCTCTGCGGTCGTACACGCGACAAGAATCTGGATCATCCCGATTTCCGGCCTATGTTCAAAACCGCCGAAGCGCTGGGCGTGCCTTTGTTTATTCATCCGCAAATTCCACAGCGTGCCGTGAGGGATGTCTACTACTCGGGATTTAATGATATTGTCGATACGGCCTTTGCAACGTTTGGGTTGGGATGGCACTACGAGGCTGGTATTCAATTCGTGCGCCTGCTGCTTGCCGGTGTGTTCGACGAATGTCCGAATCTGCAACTTATTCTGGGTCACTGGGGCGAGGTGATTCTTTTTTTTCTGGAACGGATGAATTCTCTGGGGCATATCGCAAAGCTACAAAGGCCCATTGCCGAGTATGTCCGGCAGAATCTATACGTAACGCCAAGTGGTATGTGGCATCAATCGTATTTGCAGCGCACCGTTGAGCTGGTTGGCTCCGAGCGGATTCTGTTCTCCACCGATTACCCCTACCAGTATAGGCCGGGTGGACAGGCGCGTTTGTTTCTGGAAGAAGCAACGCTTTCGGCAGCACAAAAGGAGTTGTTTGCGCATGGCAACTGGGAGCGGCTCACTGGGAGCAATTAG
- a CDS encoding VOC family protein, with protein MNFVSVRIITEAIKPLVAFYEQVTGLPVIQYTDDFAEVQTPSGTVAIGSTRTLQLFGGEHIAKAAHNQSAIIEFRVADVDADYQRLAEMLGDSVVQKPTTMPWGNRSLLFRDPDGNLVNFFTPVSAEALAKFDQQG; from the coding sequence ATGAATTTTGTCTCAGTTCGAATCATTACCGAAGCCATCAAACCCCTCGTTGCGTTCTATGAGCAGGTCACGGGTTTGCCTGTAATTCAGTATACCGACGATTTTGCGGAGGTGCAGACGCCTTCGGGTACGGTAGCGATTGGCAGCACCCGCACGCTCCAACTGTTCGGCGGAGAGCATATTGCCAAAGCCGCCCATAACCAGTCGGCCATTATCGAATTTCGCGTGGCCGACGTCGATGCCGACTACCAGCGGCTGGCCGAGATGCTGGGCGATAGCGTGGTGCAGAAACCCACTACCATGCCCTGGGGCAATCGGTCGCTGCTGTTCCGCGATCCAGACGGTAATCTGGTTAATTTCTTCACACCAGTTAGTGCGGAAGCTCTGGCGAAGTTTGATCAGCAGGGCTAA
- a CDS encoding TIM-barrel domain-containing protein, translated as MKTLFFVLLTVTLASAQTLTWQPVQPGIWKATVGKPEAYNLLTASGAMPNIVALTKLGQTTFPLPKLAISARVIDGKTYLRFPLNRTEQLYGFGLNFQTVHQRGRILNLHVDHYGGTDNGRTHAPTPFYVSSDGYGVFINSARYMTVYAGTAVRKDSPDPPVSQDRNTDKSWTSRPYSDAVEILVPAAGVEIYVFGGPKPLDVVRRYNLFNGGGCLPPRWGLGFQQRVPKLYTAGEVQAEADAFEHKGFPLDVVGLEPGWQSKSYPCTFEWDKTRFPDPKGFLTTMLNKGVRANLWLNPYVSPSASIFSAISPFTASHTVWTGQVPDLTLPQAQRIFFGQLAKDGVVPGVSGYKIDEVDGYDWWLWPDVATFPSGHAAEQMRQTYGLLMQQHSLALYKQQNRRTFGLIRASNGGGSSFPYVIYNDYYKHQDFITALINSSFAGVLWTPEVRSSDSSEEWIRRFQTVVFSPLAMINAWDSGAKPWSFADVSQEVQELALLRMRMMPYWYSEFANYHFDGTPPFRAMNLEEGFRADVKHELLTTSLEKNPYAEAVRQEIKDQYMAGEYLLVAPLFAGQKSRTVTLPTGNWYDFYTGELVGNGQQITVTPGLDRIPVFVKDGGLIPLMPARLHAPKPGEVVPIEIRYYGSKPGTYRLYDDDGETFNYEKGQYSFRTIRVSKQPNGRISGTISPPEPGKPNTIGTVTFMQMTK; from the coding sequence GTGAAAACACTTTTTTTCGTTCTGCTTACCGTAACGCTGGCCAGTGCACAGACCCTAACGTGGCAACCCGTTCAGCCGGGTATCTGGAAGGCTACGGTTGGCAAACCCGAAGCCTATAACCTGCTGACAGCCAGTGGTGCAATGCCAAACATAGTCGCACTGACGAAGCTGGGGCAAACCACGTTCCCGCTGCCCAAACTGGCTATTTCGGCTCGGGTGATCGACGGGAAAACGTACCTGCGCTTTCCGCTGAATCGTACAGAACAGCTTTACGGTTTCGGGCTTAATTTTCAGACGGTTCACCAGCGCGGCCGAATCCTGAACCTGCACGTCGATCATTACGGCGGTACCGACAATGGGCGTACCCATGCGCCAACGCCGTTTTATGTCTCGTCGGATGGCTATGGGGTTTTTATTAATTCGGCCCGGTATATGACCGTGTATGCCGGTACAGCCGTTCGCAAAGATAGCCCCGACCCGCCCGTGTCGCAGGATCGGAATACCGACAAATCCTGGACGAGCCGCCCCTATTCCGATGCCGTCGAAATCCTTGTTCCGGCGGCTGGAGTAGAGATCTATGTGTTTGGCGGACCGAAGCCGCTCGATGTGGTTCGGCGCTACAATCTGTTCAATGGGGGCGGGTGTTTGCCGCCACGCTGGGGACTGGGTTTTCAGCAGCGGGTTCCTAAACTCTATACGGCCGGAGAGGTGCAGGCCGAAGCCGATGCCTTTGAGCACAAAGGCTTTCCGCTCGATGTAGTCGGGCTGGAACCCGGCTGGCAAAGTAAGTCGTATCCCTGCACGTTTGAGTGGGACAAAACCCGCTTTCCCGATCCGAAAGGCTTTTTGACCACGATGCTCAACAAAGGCGTTCGGGCGAATCTGTGGCTCAATCCTTATGTGTCGCCATCGGCCTCGATCTTCAGCGCCATCAGCCCGTTTACGGCGTCGCATACCGTCTGGACGGGGCAGGTGCCCGACCTGACGCTCCCGCAGGCGCAACGGATTTTCTTTGGTCAACTGGCCAAAGATGGCGTAGTGCCGGGTGTAAGTGGCTACAAAATTGATGAGGTCGACGGTTACGATTGGTGGCTCTGGCCCGATGTGGCGACCTTTCCATCGGGGCACGCAGCCGAACAAATGCGGCAAACTTACGGGCTGTTGATGCAGCAGCACAGTCTGGCGCTCTACAAACAGCAAAACCGCCGAACCTTTGGACTAATCCGGGCTTCGAACGGGGGAGGCTCGTCGTTTCCCTACGTGATCTACAACGATTACTACAAACACCAGGATTTTATTACGGCGCTGATCAACAGCAGCTTCGCGGGTGTGTTGTGGACACCCGAAGTGCGCTCGTCGGACAGCAGCGAAGAATGGATACGCCGGTTCCAGACAGTTGTTTTTTCGCCACTAGCCATGATCAATGCCTGGGATAGTGGGGCCAAACCGTGGTCGTTTGCCGATGTGAGTCAGGAGGTGCAGGAACTGGCACTGTTGCGGATGCGAATGATGCCCTACTGGTACAGTGAGTTTGCCAACTACCATTTTGACGGAACGCCCCCCTTCCGGGCCATGAACCTGGAAGAGGGCTTTCGGGCCGACGTAAAACACGAACTGCTGACGACGAGCCTGGAGAAAAACCCGTATGCCGAAGCCGTTCGGCAGGAGATAAAAGACCAGTATATGGCGGGTGAGTATCTGCTGGTGGCTCCGTTGTTTGCGGGCCAGAAAAGCCGCACCGTAACCCTGCCAACGGGCAACTGGTACGATTTTTACACGGGCGAACTCGTTGGCAATGGCCAGCAGATTACCGTTACGCCGGGCCTCGACCGGATTCCGGTATTTGTGAAAGACGGCGGCCTTATTCCGCTCATGCCCGCCCGACTCCATGCGCCCAAACCCGGCGAGGTTGTCCCCATCGAGATTCGGTACTACGGCAGCAAACCCGGCACCTACCGACTCTATGACGACGACGGCGAAACCTTCAACTATGAAAAAGGCCAGTACAGTTTCCGTACCATTCGCGTAAGCAAACAACCTAATGGCCGCATCAGTGGCACCATTTCGCCCCCCGAACCGGGCAAACCCAATACCATTGGCACCGTTACGTTCATGCAGATGACGAAATGA
- a CDS encoding AraC family transcriptional regulator, with translation MTDPFYKLNLLHLGHIRVGNEWRFDSVISPFSRLYLVMNGSAWVYHHQKKYELKPGYLYLIPSFSLSRYQCDTVMEQYYLSFLEEPGSSIFEQASFCYETPALANDEQLFSRLLTLHPNRSLPNIDPKAYDNRADLLSFNQPVVLQPDSRGTETQGILLQLLSRFIRPADEMGNPLPPGAKQFNQVLAYIHTHLHEKLSVEQLATLQRLNVDYFSRQFQAVLGSRPIDYIINKRMEQAQLLLATSSFSLQEIAEQVGIADIYYFSRLFKRRFGMPPGRYRKLIWNV, from the coding sequence ATGACCGATCCGTTTTACAAACTCAACCTATTACACCTCGGCCACATCCGCGTCGGTAACGAGTGGCGGTTCGATAGTGTAATCAGTCCGTTTTCGCGTTTGTATCTGGTCATGAACGGTAGTGCCTGGGTGTATCATCACCAGAAAAAATACGAGCTGAAACCAGGCTATCTTTATCTGATTCCGAGTTTTTCGCTCAGTCGGTATCAGTGCGACACGGTGATGGAACAGTACTATCTTTCGTTTCTCGAAGAACCGGGAAGTTCTATTTTTGAGCAGGCGTCTTTCTGTTATGAAACACCCGCGCTGGCGAATGACGAGCAATTGTTCAGCCGATTGCTTACCCTTCATCCGAACCGGTCGCTTCCAAACATCGACCCGAAGGCATACGACAATCGGGCTGATCTTCTCAGTTTCAATCAGCCGGTTGTGCTCCAGCCCGACAGCCGGGGTACCGAAACGCAGGGTATTCTGCTGCAACTACTGAGTCGGTTTATCCGACCGGCCGATGAGATGGGTAATCCATTGCCGCCTGGAGCCAAACAGTTTAATCAGGTGCTGGCCTATATTCACACGCATTTGCATGAAAAACTATCGGTGGAGCAGCTCGCGACCCTGCAACGCTTAAACGTCGATTATTTCTCCCGGCAGTTTCAGGCCGTATTGGGGAGCCGCCCCATCGACTACATCATTAACAAACGCATGGAACAGGCCCAGTTGCTGTTAGCCACGTCGTCGTTTTCTTTGCAGGAAATAGCCGAGCAGGTTGGCATTGCCGACATCTACTACTTCTCGCGACTTTTCAAACGCCGGTTCGGTATGCCGCCCGGCCGCTACCGCAAGCTCATCTGGAACGTGTGA
- a CDS encoding c-type cytochrome domain-containing protein has product MTFTEYIGHFHPLLVHLPIGILLFAMALMLIGRLKSVDLDAAVSIAWLLGAVSALLACGAGWLLAQSGEYDAKLVQLHQWTGLATAGISTLTVLLKRYRWPLAIATVCLLTVAGHYGGNLTHGEDYLSFTRHTDSASDTTTLAQAEPVALRTDSTTQSNQPTIRRTFFYRDQVVPVLKTNCYSCHSARKKKGGLRLDTEAFIKQGGKNGAVLVAGNPQKSKLFSYLLLPHDDDQHMPPKGKRPLTNQEIAILHHWIKSGASFREEMEVIPAQETPLATVASLPVPELAVPALADTVNAPPYNNEPGVETSILAKPVAAPDAALVNKLKQQQIALGPLREDTPYLTANFVNVKTIRPDMLTDLDGVRQQLVHLRLTNQPVADADIKRFMTYPNLTRLNLENTRITDTALAYLSQLPNLEQLNLYGTSVTDAGLEKLARSPRLKVVYLWQTKTTPTGIDRLHKAKPTLKIEAGNLQLTHPDTNKTL; this is encoded by the coding sequence ATGACTTTTACTGAGTACATCGGCCATTTCCATCCGCTGCTTGTCCATTTGCCCATCGGTATACTGCTTTTTGCGATGGCGTTGATGCTCATTGGCCGTCTGAAATCGGTCGATCTCGATGCCGCCGTTTCTATTGCCTGGTTGCTGGGAGCGGTGTCGGCATTGCTGGCCTGTGGAGCGGGCTGGCTACTGGCCCAATCGGGCGAATACGATGCGAAGCTGGTACAACTCCATCAATGGACAGGCCTCGCAACGGCTGGCATCAGTACGCTTACGGTTCTGTTGAAGCGCTATCGCTGGCCGCTGGCTATTGCCACGGTTTGCCTGCTCACCGTGGCCGGTCACTATGGCGGCAACCTCACCCACGGCGAAGATTATCTTTCCTTTACTCGCCATACCGATTCTGCGTCCGATACGACTACACTCGCTCAAGCTGAACCAGTAGCTTTACGAACCGATTCGACCACACAAAGCAATCAGCCCACCATTCGGCGGACGTTTTTCTACCGCGATCAGGTTGTTCCGGTTCTGAAAACGAACTGCTATTCGTGCCACTCTGCCCGCAAGAAAAAAGGCGGGCTACGGCTCGATACGGAAGCGTTTATCAAACAGGGCGGCAAAAACGGGGCTGTGCTGGTAGCCGGTAATCCCCAAAAAAGTAAACTGTTCAGCTACCTGCTGCTTCCCCACGACGATGACCAGCATATGCCGCCCAAGGGAAAACGTCCGCTGACCAATCAGGAGATAGCCATTCTTCATCACTGGATCAAATCAGGGGCTTCGTTTCGGGAAGAAATGGAAGTAATTCCAGCTCAGGAAACGCCACTGGCAACGGTTGCCAGTTTGCCGGTTCCTGAGCTGGCGGTTCCTGCATTAGCCGATACGGTTAATGCCCCTCCCTATAACAACGAGCCAGGTGTCGAAACATCGATACTGGCCAAACCGGTAGCGGCCCCCGATGCCGCCCTTGTCAACAAACTGAAGCAGCAACAGATCGCGCTGGGTCCTCTTCGCGAAGACACGCCTTACCTGACGGCCAACTTCGTCAACGTGAAAACCATTCGGCCCGATATGCTAACAGATCTGGACGGTGTTCGTCAGCAACTGGTTCACCTTCGTCTGACCAATCAGCCGGTTGCCGATGCCGACATCAAACGGTTTATGACCTATCCGAACCTGACGCGGCTCAATCTGGAAAACACGCGCATTACCGATACGGCGCTGGCCTACCTGAGCCAGTTGCCAAATCTGGAACAGCTCAACCTCTACGGCACGTCGGTGACAGATGCGGGCCTGGAAAAACTGGCCAGGTCGCCCCGATTAAAAGTGGTATATCTATGGCAAACCAAAACCACACCAACCGGCATCGACCGGCTCCACAAGGCGAAACCAACGCTGAAAATCGAAGCGGGTAATCTGCAATTGACCCACCCCGATACAAACAAAACCCTGTAA